One Pantoea eucalypti genomic region harbors:
- the dtnK gene encoding D-threonate kinase, producing the protein MGSSIWKTPVLVIADDFTGANDAGSGLAQAGARVHVLFGTGASLSDTAADVLVISTDSRAISTIQAAERVNQVVQHYAKQLQQGWLFKKIDSTLRGNVGAETVAALRASGKNMALVAPAVPRLGRTTRDGKVWVDQRLLTDTEFASDPKTPILSARILDQMQIDGTEIDLATLRSDRLDAVLAASQGVVVVDAETEGDLTRLITAAARLSETPLLVGTAGLSDALGAALSVCPARPVLAVVGSMSRQAEQQIAALRHHRAVEIVDVDIRQLFQQPAWPDRNRWIEQATSALRAGRHTVIRTCQHAFQRHAIEDLCQQHSVTRQQLGEAICQLLGEMTLSLCRAQLPHALYLSGGDVAIAVAQALGASGFKIQGLVAGCVPHGVLLNSEFTLPVMTKAGGFGDENTLVAAIGFIEEKSSE; encoded by the coding sequence ATGGGCTCATCAATATGGAAAACACCGGTGCTCGTCATCGCTGACGACTTTACCGGTGCCAACGATGCAGGTAGCGGACTGGCACAGGCCGGAGCCCGTGTACATGTGCTGTTTGGCACCGGAGCATCGCTGTCAGATACGGCGGCAGATGTGTTGGTGATCAGCACCGACAGCCGGGCCATCAGCACCATCCAGGCCGCAGAGCGCGTCAATCAGGTGGTGCAGCACTATGCGAAACAGCTTCAGCAGGGCTGGCTGTTTAAAAAGATCGACTCCACGTTGCGTGGCAACGTCGGCGCTGAAACGGTGGCTGCGCTACGCGCCAGCGGCAAAAATATGGCGCTGGTGGCACCGGCCGTACCGCGACTGGGCCGCACCACACGCGACGGCAAGGTGTGGGTCGATCAGCGTTTACTGACGGACACCGAATTTGCCAGCGATCCCAAAACCCCGATCCTGAGTGCCCGCATCCTCGATCAGATGCAGATCGACGGCACGGAGATCGATCTCGCGACGCTGCGCAGCGATCGGCTTGATGCGGTATTAGCGGCGTCGCAGGGCGTGGTGGTGGTGGATGCTGAAACGGAAGGCGACCTGACCCGACTGATCACGGCTGCGGCGCGTCTGAGCGAAACGCCCCTGCTGGTGGGGACTGCCGGGTTAAGCGATGCGCTGGGTGCTGCGCTCTCCGTTTGCCCCGCGCGACCTGTGCTGGCTGTGGTGGGATCGATGAGCCGTCAGGCAGAGCAGCAGATCGCTGCGCTGCGTCATCACCGTGCCGTTGAGATAGTGGATGTCGATATTCGTCAGCTGTTTCAGCAGCCCGCCTGGCCTGATCGGAATCGCTGGATCGAACAGGCGACCTCCGCATTGCGTGCCGGTCGCCACACGGTGATCCGCACTTGCCAGCATGCATTCCAGCGACACGCGATCGAGGATCTCTGCCAGCAGCACAGCGTGACGCGCCAGCAGCTGGGTGAGGCGATCTGTCAGCTGCTGGGCGAAATGACCCTGAGTCTGTGCCGGGCACAGCTGCCGCATGCGCTCTATCTGTCGGGCGGCGACGTGGCGATAGCCGTTGCTCAGGCGCTGGGGGCCAGCGGCTTTAAAATTCAGGGTCTGGTGGCGGGCTGTGTGCCGCACGGGGTTCTGCTTAACAGTGAATTTACTCTGCCGGTGATGACCAAAGCGGGTGGCTTTGGTGATGAAAATACCCTGGTAGCAGCCATTGGTTTTATTGAGGAGAAGTCGAGTGAGTAA
- a CDS encoding D-threonate 4-phosphate dehydrogenase yields MSKIIAITMGDPAGISPEIIIKALSEGELNGIPAVVIGCASTLRRIMAMNITPQAELRVLDRVQDARFAPGIINVIDEPLADPDALKPGVVQKEAGDLAWRCVKRATELALAGEVHAIATAPLNKEAMHAAGHLYPGHTELLAHLTDTKDYAMVLYTDKLKVIHVTTHIALRKFLDTLNQTRIKTVIGMADTFLRRVGYSAPRIAVAGVNPHAGENGLFGDEEITTVAPAIEAMKAQGIDVSGPCPPDTVFLQCQDGRYDMVVAMYHDQGHIPLKLLGFYDGVNITAGLPFIRTSADHGTAFDIAWTGKAKSDSMAISIKLAMQLA; encoded by the coding sequence GTGAGTAAAATTATTGCGATCACCATGGGCGATCCGGCGGGCATCAGCCCGGAAATCATCATTAAAGCGCTCTCTGAAGGTGAGCTGAATGGCATTCCTGCCGTGGTGATTGGCTGTGCCAGTACGCTGCGCCGCATTATGGCGATGAACATCACACCACAGGCCGAGCTGCGGGTGCTGGATCGGGTACAGGATGCACGGTTTGCGCCCGGCATTATCAATGTGATCGATGAGCCGCTGGCCGATCCCGACGCGCTGAAACCTGGCGTGGTGCAGAAAGAGGCGGGGGATCTGGCATGGCGCTGCGTAAAGCGTGCCACCGAACTGGCATTGGCCGGTGAGGTGCATGCCATAGCCACCGCGCCGCTGAACAAAGAGGCGATGCATGCGGCGGGCCATCTCTATCCGGGTCATACCGAACTGCTGGCGCACCTGACTGACACCAAAGATTACGCCATGGTGCTCTACACCGATAAGCTGAAAGTCATTCATGTCACAACCCACATTGCACTGCGTAAGTTCCTCGACACGCTCAATCAGACGCGCATCAAAACGGTAATTGGTATGGCGGACACCTTCCTGCGTCGTGTGGGTTACAGCGCCCCGCGTATCGCCGTGGCAGGTGTTAATCCGCACGCTGGCGAGAACGGGCTGTTTGGCGATGAGGAGATCACCACCGTTGCCCCCGCGATTGAGGCGATGAAAGCGCAGGGGATTGATGTCTCCGGGCCTTGCCCGCCGGACACGGTGTTTCTGCAGTGCCAGGATGGACGCTATGACATGGTGGTGGCGATGTACCATGATCAGGGGCACATCCCGCTTAAACTGCTGGGCTTCTATGATGGCGTGAACATTACCGCAGGCCTGCCGTTTATCCGCACCTCTGCTGACCACGGCACGGCATTTGATATCGCCTGGACAGGTAAAGCGAAGTCTGACAGCATGGCGATCTCGATTAAACTCGCGATGCAGCTCGCATAG
- a CDS encoding DeoR/GlpR family DNA-binding transcription regulator, translated as MKGQSRLDQIMDYLKSHNLVTVEQLVSAISASPATIRRDLIKLDKEGVISRSHGGVTLNRFIPAQPTTLEKMQRNLAEKQAIAACAASFVRAGDAVVLDAGTTMLELARQLTHLPLRVITADLHIALFLSEFKQIEVTIIGGRIDDSSQSCVGEHGRRLLRSINPDIAFVSCNSWSLERGITTPTEDKAGLKHDLLANAARRVLLADSSKYGSWSLFCASPVDDLTDVVTDSRLDEVVCRTLRERGIALALTTA; from the coding sequence ATGAAGGGACAGAGCCGTCTTGACCAGATTATGGATTACCTGAAAAGCCATAATCTGGTGACTGTTGAGCAACTGGTCAGTGCGATTTCCGCCTCACCCGCCACGATTCGACGTGATTTAATTAAGCTGGATAAAGAGGGCGTGATCAGCCGCAGTCATGGCGGCGTCACCCTGAATCGTTTTATTCCTGCCCAGCCGACTACGCTGGAGAAAATGCAGCGGAACCTGGCCGAGAAGCAGGCGATCGCCGCATGCGCCGCCAGTTTTGTCCGGGCGGGCGATGCGGTGGTGCTGGATGCAGGAACCACCATGCTGGAGCTGGCGCGACAGCTCACCCATCTGCCGCTGCGGGTCATTACGGCCGACCTGCACATTGCACTGTTTCTGTCTGAGTTTAAGCAGATCGAAGTGACGATTATTGGCGGCCGGATCGACGACTCCAGTCAGTCCTGTGTGGGTGAACATGGACGGCGGTTGCTGCGCAGTATTAATCCTGATATCGCGTTTGTCAGTTGTAACTCCTGGAGCCTTGAGCGCGGTATTACCACGCCGACCGAGGATAAAGCCGGGTTGAAACACGATCTGCTGGCCAATGCCGCGCGTCGGGTATTGCTGGCGGACAGCAGTAAGTATGGTTCCTGGTCACTGTTCTGCGCCTCACCGGTAGATGATCTGACCGATGTGGTCACCGACAGCCGGTTAGATGAAGTAGTCTGCCGCACGCTGCGCGAACGCGGAATTGCGCTGGCGCTGACCACAGCCTGA